A single window of Pseudomonas lijiangensis DNA harbors:
- a CDS encoding ATP-grasp domain-containing protein — translation MRVLILGARAPACLEWARAFDEAGWHVIVGDSLGQPLSRFSRSAQQFVRLPEPRQDPAAWIEALAKVIETQGIDLLLPTCEEVFYLSHGLERLAPLCRVLTSDFALLHRLHHKGRFAAMTQGWALAAPETRLLTDRQAVLALAAEAGQWVFKPAYSRFASQTLIRPSASQLSKVQPDNASPWVAQRFIDGQEFCSFSVLIDGELRAHSCYQPRYRVGRGSGIYFQPAAPQAVRQFLEQFGQETGYTGQVGFDFIEDREGRFHVLECNPRATSGVHLFDDQRSFLVSSLHENCEKVLEPTGDPRMIALAMLLLAAPQRLLSKAFWRDYHAARDVVVQKGDFWPLGAQVLSLAEIISRSVSRRCGLLAASTADIEWNGQALNERPR, via the coding sequence ATGCGCGTACTGATTCTCGGGGCGCGTGCGCCAGCCTGTCTGGAATGGGCGCGGGCTTTTGACGAAGCCGGATGGCATGTGATCGTCGGCGATTCTCTGGGCCAGCCACTCAGCCGTTTCAGCCGCTCGGCACAGCAGTTCGTGCGCCTGCCGGAGCCAAGACAGGACCCGGCCGCCTGGATCGAGGCCCTGGCGAAAGTGATCGAAACCCAGGGCATCGACTTGCTGCTGCCCACTTGCGAAGAAGTGTTCTACCTGTCTCACGGTCTTGAACGGCTGGCCCCGCTGTGCCGTGTTCTGACCAGTGACTTTGCACTGTTGCACCGCCTGCATCATAAAGGCCGGTTCGCAGCCATGACCCAGGGCTGGGCGCTGGCGGCTCCCGAAACCCGACTGCTGACGGATCGTCAGGCCGTGCTGGCCCTGGCTGCTGAAGCCGGGCAATGGGTATTCAAACCGGCGTATTCGCGTTTTGCTTCCCAGACCCTGATTCGCCCGTCGGCCAGTCAGTTGAGCAAGGTTCAACCCGACAACGCTTCACCCTGGGTGGCGCAGCGTTTTATCGACGGGCAAGAGTTCTGCAGTTTCAGCGTGCTGATCGATGGCGAACTGCGCGCCCACAGTTGCTACCAGCCGCGCTACCGGGTGGGGCGTGGCTCGGGGATCTACTTCCAGCCCGCCGCGCCGCAAGCCGTGCGCCAGTTTCTGGAACAGTTCGGCCAGGAAACCGGCTACACCGGGCAAGTGGGCTTTGACTTTATCGAGGACCGCGAGGGCCGGTTCCATGTGCTGGAGTGCAATCCGCGAGCGACCAGCGGCGTGCATCTGTTCGACGATCAGCGCAGCTTTCTAGTGAGCAGCCTGCACGAAAACTGCGAGAAGGTGCTGGAGCCGACGGGTGATCCGCGCATGATCGCACTGGCCATGCTCTTGCTGGCGGCCCCGCAACGGCTGTTGAGCAAGGCGTTCTGGCGCGATTACCACGCGGCCCGGGATGTGGTCGTACAGAAAGGCGACTTCTGGCCGCTGGGCGCTCAAGTGTTGAGCCTTGCAGAAATCATCTCTCGCTCCGTTTCCCGGCGCTGCGGTCTGTTGGCAGCTTCCACGGCGGATATCGAGTGGAACGGTCAGGCGCTGAACGAGCGTCCACGATGA
- a CDS encoding aromatic ring-hydroxylating dioxygenase subunit alpha: protein MNPLAQWWPVALSHELKSAPLACQLHDTPLVLFRAEDGRAAALPDRCPHRFAPLSAGKVRDGQIECPYHGWRFAADGRCTRVPGTEHAPGSKPLLDSLACCEAHGLVWVCLSGQPPAMPPVAPAEQKQPLDTFWITDSVQCSLQDAAENFLDGFHTHFVHAGWIRHDRKRQKISARVRPLADGIEALYSEEGKQSGLISRLLEGERGSSMGRFRLPGLAEIEYRDRHDGLSLLASTWLTPCGDGQLRVFARIATAQGWLPAAIKRLVLQKAFRVILRQDRQILQQVSANQRRFQAFPVTPLDGPQDLLGPGIRCLLEHGQPLVFEERQLDIWL, encoded by the coding sequence ATGAATCCTCTTGCCCAGTGGTGGCCGGTCGCGCTCAGTCACGAATTGAAGAGCGCGCCCCTGGCGTGCCAATTACACGACACGCCGCTGGTGCTTTTCCGGGCTGAAGACGGTCGCGCCGCTGCGCTGCCGGATCGCTGCCCGCATCGTTTTGCGCCCCTGAGCGCGGGCAAGGTCCGTGACGGGCAGATCGAATGCCCTTATCACGGTTGGCGATTTGCCGCTGACGGACGTTGCACCCGCGTGCCCGGCACCGAGCATGCTCCAGGCAGCAAGCCGCTGCTCGACAGCCTGGCCTGTTGCGAAGCCCATGGTCTGGTGTGGGTCTGCCTCAGCGGGCAACCTCCTGCAATGCCGCCGGTTGCGCCTGCCGAACAAAAGCAGCCACTCGACACGTTCTGGATCACGGACAGTGTGCAGTGCTCGCTGCAGGACGCTGCGGAAAACTTCCTCGACGGGTTCCATACTCATTTCGTCCACGCCGGCTGGATACGCCACGACCGCAAACGGCAGAAAATCAGCGCCAGGGTGCGGCCACTGGCCGATGGCATCGAGGCGCTGTACAGCGAGGAGGGCAAGCAGTCAGGGCTGATCTCGCGACTGCTTGAAGGTGAGCGGGGCAGCAGCATGGGGCGCTTCCGGCTGCCGGGCCTGGCGGAAATCGAATATCGCGATCGCCACGACGGCCTCAGCCTGCTGGCCAGCACATGGCTGACTCCGTGTGGCGATGGACAACTCCGCGTGTTTGCCCGGATTGCCACGGCACAAGGCTGGCTGCCGGCTGCGATCAAACGCCTCGTTCTGCAAAAGGCGTTTCGGGTCATCCTGCGCCAGGACCGACAGATCCTCCAGCAGGTCAGCGCCAATCAGCGACGTTTCCAGGCATTTCCGGTGACGCCGCTGGATGGTCCTCAGGATCTGCTCGGCCCGGGGATCCGGTGTTTGCTGGAACATGGACAACCGTTGGTTTTTGAAGAGCGGCAATTGGATATCTGGCTTTGA
- a CDS encoding MBL fold metallo-hydrolase translates to MSRTVSLNVLRAGWCRHLECMADRGGRIASTRFPALCGLIRHPDAGWILYDTGYAEHFFKATQKLPERLYRSAVPVQLPVQEQLLAQLHAFGIHPDDIRTLIISHFHSDHIAGLRDFPKASFIALDADRRQIESLRGSRWRATLGGHLPALLPDDFGSRVTLADHCTKVALPQWMAPFSQGLDLLGDGSLIGVPLPGHSEGQLGLFIPDADGRPVFLVADACWSVPACRAERLPAWPALHFVSHDARQYRQTYSDLGTLIRREPAVAVLPSHCTQAWEAFAHEQ, encoded by the coding sequence TTGAGCCGTACCGTCAGCCTCAACGTCTTGCGCGCCGGTTGGTGCCGACACCTGGAATGCATGGCCGATCGTGGCGGACGCATTGCGTCGACCCGTTTCCCTGCACTGTGCGGCCTGATTCGCCACCCCGATGCGGGCTGGATACTCTACGACACCGGTTACGCCGAGCATTTTTTCAAGGCGACCCAGAAGCTGCCCGAGCGCTTGTATCGCAGTGCAGTGCCTGTGCAATTGCCCGTGCAGGAGCAACTGCTGGCTCAACTGCACGCGTTCGGTATTCACCCGGATGACATTCGTACCCTGATCATTTCCCACTTCCACAGCGACCACATCGCGGGACTCAGGGATTTTCCCAAGGCATCGTTCATTGCGCTGGATGCCGACCGCCGACAGATCGAAAGCCTGCGCGGCTCTCGCTGGCGCGCCACCTTGGGCGGTCATTTGCCCGCATTGTTGCCGGACGATTTCGGCTCACGGGTGACGCTTGCCGACCACTGCACGAAGGTTGCGCTGCCCCAATGGATGGCACCTTTCAGCCAGGGCCTGGATTTGCTGGGCGACGGCAGCCTGATCGGCGTGCCGCTGCCGGGGCACAGTGAAGGCCAGCTTGGTCTGTTTATCCCCGATGCCGATGGGCGTCCGGTGTTTCTGGTGGCCGACGCCTGCTGGTCGGTGCCCGCCTGCCGTGCCGAGCGCCTGCCAGCCTGGCCCGCGCTGCACTTTGTCAGTCACGATGCCAGGCAATACCGCCAGACCTACAGCGACCTTGGCACTTTGATTCGTCGAGAGCCGGCCGTGGCGGTGCTGCCGTCCCATTGCACCCAGGCCTGGGAGGCATTCGCTCATGAGCAGTGA
- a CDS encoding F390 synthetase-related protein, giving the protein MSSEKLMGALCSALSFINSRYRLRFTRREQLEAWQARQLQHFLQNVLPQAQRFKGLNISDLADLPLMDKATLMGDFAGFNTRGLSLEQVLPIARQAEESRDFSPTLGDMTVGLSSGTSGNQGVFLVSALERQRWAGILLARTLPRRFLPRLLCFWREPLGIAFFLRANSRLYTTLSSRRIDFAFHDLTLGLEASFERLNAQNPDVLVAPATVLRGLAEARLSGRLTIRPTHILSVAEVLESDDADAVLKAFGVAPQQIYQASEGFLGYTCEQGTLHLNESHLHIEPQWLDAGHTRFQPIITDFSRRTQMIVRYRLNDILRVAQAPCPCGRVERAIAAVEGRADDILWLPSLAGDRLQALYPDVMRRALLMHGTALQEYEIHQQGLHWQVNLLARDDHASLCQALTDSFQALCADHALQPPGLSFGHWQAPPPHAKRRRLKLLQLPEGLPCAY; this is encoded by the coding sequence ATGAGCAGTGAAAAACTGATGGGGGCTCTGTGCAGCGCCCTGAGTTTCATCAACAGCCGCTACCGGTTGCGCTTCACCCGCCGTGAGCAACTGGAAGCCTGGCAGGCCCGACAGCTGCAGCACTTTTTGCAAAACGTGCTGCCCCAGGCCCAGCGTTTCAAAGGCTTGAATATCAGCGATCTGGCGGACCTACCGCTGATGGACAAGGCCACTCTGATGGGCGACTTTGCCGGGTTCAACACCCGCGGCCTGAGCCTGGAACAGGTCTTGCCCATTGCACGTCAGGCAGAGGAGTCACGGGACTTCAGCCCGACCCTGGGCGATATGACGGTGGGGCTTTCCAGCGGCACTTCCGGCAATCAGGGCGTGTTTCTGGTCAGTGCACTGGAGCGTCAGCGCTGGGCTGGCATCCTGTTGGCGCGAACCCTGCCGCGTCGCTTTCTGCCGCGCTTGCTGTGCTTCTGGCGCGAGCCCTTGGGAATTGCCTTTTTCCTGCGCGCCAACAGCCGTCTCTACACCACCTTGTCCAGTCGCCGTATCGACTTTGCCTTTCACGACCTGACCCTGGGCCTCGAGGCATCGTTTGAACGCCTCAATGCGCAGAACCCCGATGTGCTGGTGGCCCCGGCCACGGTATTGAGGGGGCTGGCCGAGGCCAGGCTGAGCGGGCGGTTGACGATAAGGCCCACGCATATCCTGTCGGTGGCCGAAGTGCTCGAAAGCGATGATGCCGATGCCGTGCTCAAGGCCTTCGGTGTCGCACCGCAGCAGATCTATCAGGCCAGTGAAGGTTTTCTGGGTTACACCTGCGAGCAGGGCACCTTGCACCTGAACGAAAGCCACCTGCATATCGAACCGCAATGGCTGGATGCCGGACACACGCGCTTTCAGCCGATCATCACCGACTTCTCCCGGCGCACGCAGATGATCGTGCGTTACCGGCTCAATGACATTCTGCGTGTCGCCCAGGCACCTTGCCCTTGTGGGCGAGTCGAGCGGGCGATTGCGGCTGTCGAAGGCCGTGCCGATGACATTCTCTGGCTGCCCAGCCTTGCAGGCGACCGGTTGCAGGCGCTTTATCCCGATGTCATGCGCCGCGCCTTGCTGATGCATGGCACGGCGCTTCAGGAATATGAAATCCATCAGCAGGGCCTGCACTGGCAAGTCAACTTGCTGGCTCGCGACGATCACGCCAGCCTGTGCCAGGCCCTGACCGACAGCTTTCAGGCTCTGTGCGCTGATCACGCCTTGCAGCCACCCGGGTTGAGCTTTGGTCATTGGCAGGCGCCACCGCCACATGCCAAGCGTCGACGTCTGAAACTGCTGCAATTGCCCGAGGGCCTGCCATGCGCGTACTGA
- a CDS encoding 3-oxoacyl-[acyl-carrier-protein] synthase III C-terminal domain-containing protein — protein sequence MQTSPLLPHPPRPVVILGSGHAVPERVVTSAELDVELGLVAGSVERISGVVQRHVASRTETAASLGAIAARHALRAAGVELEQIDLIACASGTMDQGLPCNAALLHRELGLGQSGIPAMDINASCLGFLAAVDTLSWPLIAGRYRRILLVCSDIASCGLDWQQVEVSGIFGDGAAAVVLGVSDGGPKILASSLKTFSEGAHLCQIPAGGSRFHPRRIDTPFEPLTSFAMQGKDVYRLAARHLPTLMDELLTQAGLAQDEIHWVIPHQASQQALHHAARRLGFEADKVIDIFARHGNQVAASLPTALDIAIRDQRILRGQTLMLIGTGAGLSLGGMILEY from the coding sequence ATGCAGACTTCACCGCTTTTGCCACACCCGCCACGACCTGTGGTCATTTTGGGTTCCGGGCACGCTGTGCCTGAACGGGTGGTCACCAGTGCCGAACTCGATGTCGAGCTGGGTCTGGTGGCGGGGAGTGTGGAGCGCATCAGCGGCGTGGTCCAACGGCATGTCGCCAGCCGCACCGAAACCGCCGCCAGCCTTGGCGCCATTGCGGCGCGCCATGCCTTGCGTGCGGCCGGTGTCGAGCTGGAACAGATCGACCTGATCGCCTGCGCCAGCGGCACCATGGATCAGGGCCTGCCATGCAACGCCGCCTTGCTGCACCGCGAACTGGGTCTTGGCCAGTCCGGCATTCCAGCCATGGATATCAATGCCAGTTGCCTGGGCTTTCTCGCCGCCGTCGATACGTTGTCATGGCCCCTGATTGCCGGGCGTTACAGGCGCATTCTGCTGGTGTGCTCGGATATCGCTTCCTGCGGTCTGGACTGGCAGCAGGTCGAAGTCAGCGGAATTTTTGGCGATGGCGCGGCCGCCGTGGTGCTGGGCGTCAGTGATGGTGGGCCGAAGATCCTTGCCTCCAGCCTCAAGACCTTTTCCGAAGGCGCGCACCTGTGTCAGATCCCTGCCGGTGGCTCGCGTTTTCACCCGCGTCGTATCGACACGCCGTTCGAGCCGCTGACCAGTTTTGCCATGCAGGGCAAGGACGTGTATCGCCTGGCCGCCAGGCACTTGCCCACGCTGATGGATGAACTGCTGACCCAGGCCGGACTGGCTCAGGATGAGATTCACTGGGTCATCCCTCATCAGGCCAGCCAGCAAGCGCTGCACCATGCGGCCAGACGCCTGGGCTTTGAAGCGGACAAGGTCATCGACATCTTTGCCCGGCACGGCAATCAGGTGGCCGCTTCGCTGCCCACTGCGCTGGACATCGCCATTCGCGACCAGCGTATCCTGCGTGGCCAGACGCTGATGCTGATCGGCACCGGCGCGGGCCTTTCGCTTGGCGGCATGATCCTGGAGTACTGA
- a CDS encoding cupin domain-containing protein produces MNGVSATAINFAEKFSLFSEQWTPKVIAQMNDYQFKLVKVEGEFIWHSHADTDEVFIVIEGELEIHLRDGKVTLGAGEMYVVGKGIEHKPCATREARILLVEPRGVINTGEHTGEMTAENDRWI; encoded by the coding sequence GTGAATGGAGTATCTGCAACGGCCATCAACTTTGCCGAAAAGTTTTCCCTGTTTTCGGAGCAATGGACACCCAAGGTCATCGCGCAGATGAACGACTACCAGTTCAAGCTGGTTAAGGTCGAAGGCGAGTTTATCTGGCATAGCCATGCCGATACCGATGAAGTCTTTATCGTCATTGAAGGCGAGCTGGAGATTCACCTGCGCGATGGCAAGGTCACTCTGGGAGCGGGAGAAATGTATGTAGTCGGCAAAGGTATCGAGCACAAGCCTTGTGCAACGCGGGAAGCCAGGATTCTGCTGGTCGAACCCCGTGGTGTCATCAATACCGGCGAGCATACCGGAGAGATGACGGCCGAGAACGATCGCTGGATCTGA
- a CDS encoding DUF2339 domain-containing protein, with protein sequence METFEYLVENPPYAWLFGLCLALLALGIWLKQQVARLRTESVRQKEEIDALQQRLVRLESPTAMPEAAQATAPLPDDTIIVATQDSGPELIWDLPEELPATAQPEVGIKPTAQPVAPERSRANPLNAAFEAAKNWLLGGNTVLRVGAVVLFMGLAFLLRYATEGMVVPIEARYASVAASAMALLGLGWWLRQRNANFALMMQGTGVGVLYLTVLGAIRVHELLDPSLGFVLLVAVMLFSTLLAVTQNSLALACAATIGGFAAPILSSTGQGSHVMLFSYFALLNAGIFAIAWLKAWRLLNLIGFVGTFGIGFAWGLRSYKPELFWSVEPFLILFFLMYLAIGLLFARHKLQERNDAPDDDSRESMLRWSRRQGDYVDGTLLFGTPLAGFGMQYALTRDMEFGTAFSALALGLLYMGIARLLSGRAPGRALLLVETCLALGVVFATLAIPLGLGAQWTTSAWAIEGAAIFWLGLRQQRVLARGFGLLLQVAAGLAFIHQMFQWYSLTLQGDFWTPMIIALAALLSALFVHRIKALRYLKDSVLSGILLVWGSLWWGLACVIALMRFSSHTLFPTWLLLSVAASIGIWTLLALRWRWSGLAALSLWLTPVSLILLVGAMTDTQHLFAHWAWVGWGALLAVHLFSLRRLADLLPRKAQSLAHILGCWLTLFILSVELFYGIDMLVSSNAPNSAWNAMGTLLPSLYLLAMASNRTWIWPVTDHARAYRVWAALPVALLLLAWFWLTNSYSRGYAEPLPYVPLLNPLDLTLSFALLGIVNWTRNKLPQLAMTVPRAERLAVIIAGASLFALVTATVLRTAWHWAWHEIDPMLDQAVLSIVWTLMALALMIGGHIRRQREIWITGALLIGVVVAKLFLVELSDRGGMARIVSFIGVGVLLLVVGYFAPLPPKKPSNTTQTH encoded by the coding sequence CTGGAAACGTTTGAATACTTGGTCGAGAACCCACCTTATGCCTGGCTCTTTGGCCTGTGCCTTGCTCTCCTGGCTCTGGGCATCTGGCTGAAGCAGCAAGTTGCAAGGCTGCGCACAGAATCCGTCAGGCAAAAAGAAGAGATCGACGCCCTGCAGCAACGCCTTGTTCGCCTGGAGTCGCCAACCGCCATGCCTGAAGCGGCACAGGCCACGGCGCCGCTTCCTGACGATACGATTATTGTCGCGACCCAGGACAGCGGGCCGGAACTGATCTGGGACTTGCCGGAAGAATTGCCCGCCACTGCGCAACCCGAAGTTGGCATCAAGCCGACTGCGCAACCTGTTGCACCCGAACGTTCCAGGGCAAACCCGCTGAATGCTGCGTTCGAGGCGGCAAAAAACTGGCTGCTGGGTGGCAATACCGTGCTGCGGGTTGGCGCAGTCGTGCTGTTCATGGGGCTGGCGTTCCTGCTGCGCTATGCCACCGAAGGCATGGTGGTGCCGATCGAAGCACGCTATGCAAGCGTCGCTGCCAGCGCCATGGCGTTGCTGGGCCTGGGCTGGTGGCTGCGTCAACGCAACGCCAACTTCGCCTTGATGATGCAAGGCACCGGAGTCGGCGTGTTGTACCTGACGGTCCTGGGTGCCATTCGGGTGCATGAGCTGCTGGACCCGAGCCTGGGCTTTGTCTTGCTGGTGGCGGTCATGCTGTTCTCGACCCTGCTGGCCGTCACGCAAAACTCGCTGGCGCTGGCCTGCGCCGCCACGATCGGGGGTTTTGCCGCGCCCATCCTGTCGTCTACCGGCCAGGGCAGCCATGTCATGCTGTTCAGTTACTTTGCCCTGCTCAATGCCGGGATTTTCGCCATTGCCTGGCTCAAGGCCTGGCGCCTGCTGAACCTGATTGGCTTTGTCGGGACCTTCGGTATCGGTTTCGCCTGGGGCTTGCGCTCGTACAAGCCGGAGCTGTTCTGGAGTGTCGAACCGTTCCTGATCCTGTTCTTCCTGATGTACCTGGCCATCGGCCTGCTGTTCGCCCGGCACAAACTGCAGGAGCGCAATGATGCGCCCGATGATGACAGCCGCGAATCGATGCTGCGCTGGTCCAGGCGTCAGGGCGACTATGTCGATGGCACGCTGTTGTTTGGTACGCCCCTCGCAGGCTTCGGTATGCAATATGCGCTGACCCGCGACATGGAGTTCGGCACCGCTTTCAGCGCGCTGGCGCTGGGCCTGCTGTACATGGGCATCGCTCGCCTGCTCTCCGGTAGGGCACCGGGTCGCGCGTTGTTGCTGGTGGAAACCTGCCTGGCACTGGGCGTCGTCTTCGCCACACTGGCGATTCCCTTGGGGCTTGGCGCGCAATGGACCACCAGCGCCTGGGCCATCGAGGGTGCGGCGATTTTCTGGCTGGGCCTGCGTCAGCAACGTGTGCTGGCTCGCGGCTTTGGCTTGCTGTTGCAGGTTGCTGCGGGACTGGCGTTCATTCACCAGATGTTCCAGTGGTACTCCCTGACGCTGCAAGGCGATTTCTGGACGCCCATGATCATCGCCCTCGCCGCCCTGCTCAGTGCCTTGTTCGTCCATCGCATCAAAGCCCTGCGTTACCTCAAGGACAGCGTGCTGTCAGGCATCCTGCTGGTCTGGGGCAGCCTGTGGTGGGGTCTGGCCTGTGTCATCGCGCTCATGCGTTTCTCGTCGCACACCCTGTTCCCGACCTGGTTGCTGCTGTCGGTGGCCGCGAGCATAGGCATATGGACCTTGCTGGCCCTGCGTTGGCGCTGGAGCGGACTGGCGGCGCTGAGCCTGTGGTTGACACCTGTCAGCCTGATCCTGCTAGTCGGCGCGATGACCGACACCCAACACCTTTTTGCCCATTGGGCCTGGGTGGGCTGGGGCGCATTGCTGGCCGTGCATCTGTTTTCCCTGCGCCGCCTGGCAGATCTCCTGCCCCGCAAGGCGCAGTCACTGGCCCATATTCTGGGTTGCTGGTTGACCCTCTTCATCCTCAGCGTCGAGCTGTTCTACGGCATAGACATGCTGGTCAGCTCCAATGCCCCTAACAGCGCGTGGAACGCGATGGGCACATTGCTGCCCAGTCTGTACCTGCTTGCAATGGCCTCCAACAGAACCTGGATCTGGCCGGTGACCGACCATGCCAGGGCTTATCGCGTGTGGGCCGCACTGCCCGTGGCGCTATTGCTGCTGGCGTGGTTCTGGCTGACCAACTCTTACAGCCGTGGCTACGCCGAACCTCTGCCTTATGTGCCCTTGCTCAACCCGCTCGATCTGACCTTGTCGTTCGCCCTGCTGGGGATCGTGAACTGGACCCGCAACAAGCTGCCACAACTCGCAATGACCGTACCCCGCGCCGAACGGCTGGCGGTAATCATCGCTGGCGCTTCGTTGTTCGCCCTGGTTACCGCCACGGTGCTGCGCACGGCCTGGCATTGGGCCTGGCACGAAATCGACCCCATGCTGGATCAGGCGGTGCTGTCCATCGTCTGGACCCTGATGGCACTGGCCCTGATGATCGGCGGCCATATTCGCCGCCAGCGTGAGATCTGGATCACCGGCGCGCTGTTGATCGGCGTCGTGGTCGCCAAACTGTTCCTGGTCGAGTTGAGCGACCGGGGAGGCATGGCACGCATCGTGTCCTTTATCGGTGTTGGCGTTCTGCTGTTGGTGGTGGGTTACTTCGCCCCGCTTCCACCGAAAAAACCGTCAAACACTACGCAAACACATTGA
- a CDS encoding NAD-dependent epimerase/dehydratase family protein has product MKVLVTGGTGFIGRHIVWRLASRAFEVQFSGRNPAAAAEVIRHSPGAVSWLPLQHGTPEAATALGEAARGCDAIVHCAALSSPWGTPQAFTQANLDSTDEVLQACRINEVKRLVHLSTPSLYFAFRDRLDIRENDPLPPAVNEYARSKALAETRVHEAGLTEAVILRPRAVFGPWDGTLLPRLLRVMQRGRIPLMRGGQAQLDLTCVDNLVHAVELSLSQPLPRAVCTYNVSNGTPLAFEDLLQRIAEQFRLNLRTRHLPWRLVDTVARVLETRARLTGSGEPLLTRYGAGVLAFSQTLNLDAIRNELGYRPVMTQEEGIRQHAQWWLARQGAQG; this is encoded by the coding sequence ATGAAAGTTCTGGTTACCGGCGGTACCGGGTTCATTGGCCGACATATCGTCTGGCGACTGGCCTCCCGGGCCTTCGAGGTGCAGTTCAGCGGTCGCAACCCAGCGGCAGCCGCCGAGGTCATTCGCCACAGCCCCGGTGCCGTGAGCTGGCTTCCCTTGCAGCACGGCACACCGGAGGCCGCCACTGCACTGGGCGAAGCCGCCCGAGGCTGTGACGCCATTGTTCATTGCGCGGCATTGTCTTCACCCTGGGGAACGCCGCAAGCCTTTACCCAGGCCAATCTGGATTCCACCGATGAAGTGCTCCAGGCCTGTCGCATTAACGAGGTGAAGCGTCTGGTGCATCTATCGACGCCCAGTCTGTACTTTGCCTTTCGTGATCGTCTGGACATTCGCGAAAACGATCCGCTGCCACCGGCGGTCAACGAATACGCCCGCAGCAAGGCACTGGCCGAAACTCGAGTGCATGAAGCAGGGCTCACCGAAGCGGTGATCCTGCGCCCGCGTGCGGTCTTCGGCCCGTGGGACGGCACATTGTTGCCGCGCCTGTTGCGGGTCATGCAGCGTGGGCGAATCCCGCTGATGCGTGGCGGTCAGGCGCAACTGGACCTGACCTGCGTCGACAATCTGGTGCATGCCGTGGAGCTGAGCCTGAGCCAGCCGCTGCCTCGGGCCGTGTGCACCTATAACGTCAGTAACGGCACGCCGCTGGCTTTCGAGGATTTGCTGCAGCGTATCGCCGAGCAGTTTCGCCTGAACCTGCGCACCCGTCATTTGCCCTGGCGACTGGTGGACACCGTGGCGCGGGTACTGGAAACCCGCGCCCGGCTGACGGGCAGCGGCGAGCCGCTATTGACCCGTTATGGCGCTGGCGTGCTGGCATTCAGTCAGACCCTGAACCTCGACGCTATTCGCAACGAACTGGGTTATCGACCCGTCATGACTCAGGAAGAGGGCATTCGCCAGCACGCCCAGTGGTGGCTGGCCCGGCAAGGAGCACAAGGTTGA